One genomic window of Sphingomonas ginsengisoli An et al. 2013 includes the following:
- a CDS encoding AmpG family muropeptide MFS transporter, with the protein MASAGTADGKPARPKGWRLLKVALSTRKSAIMLAFGFSSGLPFALLIGTLNAWLGDAKISLATIGVLSWIGLTYSFKFLWSPLVDRVELPLLARLGRRKSWILLCQAVLIASFSLLALTNPATNIGWFAIFAVIGSFASATQDIAVDAWRIDVADEEVPVELLSAIYQFGYRIASIVGGALALFLAARMSWGLVYAIMAALVLVVLIIATQAPDTERPPKGLLNAQLEQAGELNPTVRAVALAIVSLAWAWAIVTIGHFMTSMLTVAPGAKPPSVADFTKNIGPWIIAATVLVPLIVAATTNWLRAHGRGVQVEAGSATGAGRTALNHMYGALVSPLAELSGRLGWGVLIIIGFILTYALCYNIWSSFAFPFYLDYLKYTKDEVAFASKIFGIIMTMIGISLGGYLFGRLGKFPTVLIGAAVTPFGNLVYADLADGGPVIDTVARVTGLTALGGLLGADERIVRLLMAISYENIATGIALTAFVAYLSGVVSKKFTAVQYSLLSSLTFLVGSLGRGVAGEAFDKYGYALVFRWTATAGLIAVAFVLLEWARVSARERRERALQPADEGAKATEALGESGEPAR; encoded by the coding sequence TTGGCGAGCGCGGGGACGGCGGACGGCAAGCCGGCACGGCCGAAGGGCTGGCGGCTGCTCAAGGTGGCGTTGTCGACGCGCAAGTCGGCGATCATGCTCGCCTTCGGCTTCTCCTCGGGACTGCCGTTCGCGCTGCTGATTGGGACGCTCAACGCCTGGCTCGGCGACGCCAAGATCAGCCTGGCGACGATCGGCGTGCTGTCGTGGATCGGCCTTACCTACAGCTTCAAATTCCTGTGGTCGCCGCTGGTCGACCGGGTCGAGCTGCCGCTGCTGGCGAGGCTCGGCCGGCGCAAGAGCTGGATCCTGCTCTGCCAGGCGGTGCTGATCGCGAGCTTCTCGCTACTGGCGCTGACCAATCCCGCGACCAACATCGGCTGGTTCGCGATCTTCGCGGTGATCGGCAGCTTCGCCTCAGCGACGCAGGACATTGCGGTCGACGCGTGGCGGATCGACGTCGCCGACGAGGAGGTCCCGGTCGAGCTGCTCTCGGCGATCTATCAGTTCGGCTATCGCATCGCCTCGATCGTCGGCGGCGCGCTGGCGCTGTTCCTGGCGGCGCGGATGAGCTGGGGGCTGGTCTATGCGATCATGGCCGCGCTGGTGCTGGTGGTGCTGATCATCGCCACCCAGGCGCCCGACACCGAGCGGCCGCCCAAGGGCCTGCTCAACGCCCAGCTCGAACAGGCGGGCGAGCTCAACCCGACGGTGCGCGCGGTCGCGCTGGCGATCGTCAGTCTGGCGTGGGCCTGGGCGATCGTCACCATCGGCCATTTCATGACCTCGATGCTGACCGTCGCGCCGGGCGCCAAGCCGCCATCGGTCGCCGACTTCACCAAGAATATCGGGCCGTGGATCATCGCCGCGACGGTGCTGGTGCCGCTGATCGTCGCCGCGACGACCAACTGGTTGCGCGCGCATGGGCGCGGGGTCCAGGTGGAAGCGGGCAGCGCGACCGGCGCCGGCCGCACCGCGCTCAATCACATGTACGGGGCGCTGGTCTCGCCGCTCGCCGAGCTGTCGGGGCGGCTCGGCTGGGGCGTGCTGATCATCATCGGCTTCATCCTGACCTACGCGCTTTGCTACAACATCTGGTCGAGCTTCGCCTTCCCCTTCTACCTCGACTATCTGAAGTACACGAAGGACGAGGTGGCGTTCGCGTCCAAGATCTTCGGCATCATCATGACGATGATCGGGATCAGCCTGGGCGGCTACCTATTCGGGCGGCTGGGCAAGTTCCCGACGGTGCTAATCGGCGCGGCGGTGACCCCGTTCGGCAACCTCGTCTATGCCGACCTCGCCGATGGCGGCCCGGTGATCGACACGGTGGCGCGGGTGACCGGCCTGACCGCGCTCGGCGGCCTGCTCGGCGCCGACGAGCGGATCGTCCGCCTGCTAATGGCGATCAGCTACGAGAATATCGCCACCGGCATCGCGCTGACCGCTTTCGTCGCCTACCTCTCGGGGGTCGTCTCGAAGAAGTTCACCGCGGTCCAATATTCTTTGCTGTCGTCGCTGACCTTCCTGGTCGGCTCGCTCGGGCGTGGCGTCGCGGGCGAGGCGTTCGACAAATATGGCTATGCTCTGGTGTTCCGCTGGACCGCGACGGCGGGGCTGATCGCGGTCGCCTTCGTGCTGCTCGAATGGGCCCGGGTCAGCGCCCGCGAGCGCCGCGAGCGCGCGCTGCAACCCGCCGACGAGGGCGCCAAAGCGACCGAGGCGCTGGGCGAAAGCGGGGAGCCGGCGCGCTAG
- a CDS encoding PaaI family thioesterase has protein sequence MDAPEDLPNRPSGAREDPEHPGWYSWVDLPPDSFAAQVGKMIFRPDGEGRAVVRMFPTEKHLNLGGSLHGGMVMSFIDMALFGGGRCAGMARAHYVTLDLTTHFLARGEVGKPLDAHVELIRQTRSLAFLQGVVRQDGQPCYSFTGTLKKLRDRT, from the coding sequence ATGGACGCCCCCGAAGATCTGCCCAACCGCCCCTCGGGCGCGCGTGAGGACCCCGAGCATCCCGGCTGGTACAGCTGGGTCGACCTGCCGCCCGACAGCTTTGCCGCGCAGGTCGGCAAGATGATCTTCCGCCCCGACGGCGAGGGGCGCGCGGTGGTGCGGATGTTCCCCACCGAGAAGCACCTCAATCTCGGCGGCTCGCTCCACGGCGGGATGGTGATGAGCTTTATCGACATGGCGCTGTTCGGCGGCGGGCGCTGCGCCGGCATGGCCCGGGCGCATTACGTGACGCTCGACCTCACCACCCACTTCCTCGCCCGCGGCGAGGTCGGCAAGCCGCTCGACGCGCATGTCGAGCTGATCCGCCAGACCCGCAGCCTCGCCTTCCTTCAGGGCGTTGTCCGCCAGGACGGCCAGCCCTGCTACAGCTTCACCGGCACGCTCAAGAAGTTGCGCGACCGCACATGA
- a CDS encoding succinate dehydrogenase iron-sulfur subunit, which translates to MAEFTLPKNSVISKKGKRYPAPSGAKRTKAFKVYRYDPDSGQNPRYDTYELDLDETGPMVLDALLKIKNEVDPTLTFRRSCREGICGSCSMNIAGSNGLACTTAIEDVKGEVRITPLPHCDVVKDLVPDFTHLYAQYASIEPWLKSASPDPSGKERLQSPEDREKLNGLYECILCFCCSTSCPSYWWNGDRFLGPAILLQAYRWLADSRDEMTGERLDQLEDPFRLYRCHTIMNCANVCPKGLNPAKAIAETKKLVAERAA; encoded by the coding sequence ATGGCCGAGTTCACGCTTCCGAAGAACAGCGTCATTTCCAAGAAGGGCAAGCGCTATCCCGCACCCAGCGGCGCCAAGCGCACCAAGGCGTTCAAGGTCTATCGCTACGATCCCGACAGCGGCCAGAACCCGCGCTACGACACCTATGAGCTCGACCTCGACGAGACCGGGCCAATGGTCCTCGACGCCCTCCTCAAGATCAAGAATGAGGTCGACCCGACGCTGACCTTCCGCCGCTCGTGCCGCGAAGGCATTTGCGGCAGCTGCTCGATGAACATTGCTGGCTCGAACGGCCTCGCCTGCACCACCGCGATCGAGGATGTGAAGGGCGAGGTTCGCATCACCCCGCTGCCGCATTGCGACGTGGTCAAGGATCTCGTCCCCGACTTCACCCACCTTTACGCCCAATATGCCTCGATCGAGCCGTGGCTGAAGTCGGCCTCGCCCGACCCCAGCGGCAAGGAGCGGCTGCAGAGCCCCGAGGACCGCGAGAAACTGAACGGCCTCTACGAGTGCATCCTGTGCTTCTGCTGCTCGACCAGCTGCCCGAGCTACTGGTGGAACGGCGACCGCTTCCTCGGCCCCGCGATCCTGCTCCAGGCCTATCGCTGGCTCGCCGACAGCCGCGACGAGATGACGGGCGAGCGCCTCGACCAGCTCGAGGACCCGTTCCGCCTCTATCGCTGCCACACGATCATGAACTGCGCCAACGTCTGCCCGAAGGGGCTGAACCCGGCCAAGGCGATCGCCGAGACCAAGAAGCTGGTCGCCGAACGCGCGGCGTAA
- the zapE gene encoding cell division protein ZapE: protein MSGPVAAAYQVLLEAHELKADPDQARAVAALDRLARDLAAPRGGLLKRLLGRADAPVCGVYLWGGVGRGKSMLMDLAFDHVPVAPKRRVHFHAFMLDVHQRLRRAREETPGDPIPPVAESLAAEAKLLCFDEMVINNTADAMILSRLFTALLGEGVAVVTTSNRPPTDLYKDGLNRELFLPFIDLIQARMQVIEIDGPTDYRLDRLGGVETWHVPNGPAATAALSQAFFQLTDYPVEDRAKVPAEELDVGGGRTLHVPKSLKGVAVFSFKRLCGEARGAADYLAVARRFHTVILVGIPVMGPEMRNEAARFVTLIDELYEHKVKLLAAADAEPEGLYPAGTGAFEFQRTVSRLEEMRSADYLALGHGID, encoded by the coding sequence ATGAGCGGACCCGTCGCGGCCGCGTATCAGGTCCTGCTCGAGGCGCATGAACTTAAGGCCGATCCCGACCAGGCGCGCGCGGTCGCCGCGCTCGACCGGCTGGCGCGCGATCTCGCGGCGCCGCGCGGCGGCCTCTTGAAGCGCCTGCTCGGCCGCGCCGACGCGCCGGTCTGCGGCGTCTACCTCTGGGGTGGGGTCGGGCGCGGCAAGTCGATGCTGATGGACCTGGCGTTCGACCACGTCCCGGTCGCGCCCAAGCGCCGCGTCCACTTCCACGCCTTCATGCTCGACGTCCACCAGCGCCTCCGCCGCGCCCGCGAGGAGACCCCGGGCGACCCGATCCCGCCGGTCGCCGAGAGCCTAGCCGCCGAAGCGAAGCTCCTCTGCTTCGACGAGATGGTGATCAACAACACCGCCGACGCGATGATCCTCTCGCGCCTGTTCACCGCGCTGCTTGGCGAAGGCGTCGCGGTCGTGACCACCTCCAACCGACCCCCGACCGACCTCTACAAGGACGGCCTCAACCGCGAGCTGTTCCTGCCCTTCATCGACCTTATCCAGGCCCGGATGCAAGTGATCGAGATTGACGGCCCGACCGACTATCGGCTCGACCGACTGGGCGGGGTCGAGACCTGGCACGTCCCCAACGGCCCCGCCGCCACCGCAGCTTTGAGCCAAGCCTTCTTCCAACTCACCGACTATCCCGTCGAGGATCGTGCCAAGGTCCCCGCCGAGGAGCTCGACGTCGGCGGCGGCCGCACGCTCCACGTCCCCAAGAGCCTCAAGGGCGTCGCCGTCTTTTCCTTCAAGCGCCTGTGCGGCGAAGCGCGCGGCGCCGCCGACTATCTCGCCGTCGCCCGGCGCTTCCACACCGTGATCCTCGTCGGCATCCCGGTGATGGGCCCCGAGATGCGCAACGAGGCGGCGCGCTTCGTCACGCTGATCGACGAGCTCTACGAGCATAAGGTAAAGCTCCTCGCCGCCGCCGACGCCGAGCCCGAGGGCCTTTACCCGGCGGGCACCGGCGCCTTCGAATTCCAGCGCACCGTCAGCCGCCTCGAGGAGATGCGCTCGGCCGACTATCTGGCGCTGGGGCATGGTATCGACTGA
- a CDS encoding peroxiredoxin produces MIDEGQQAPALTVTTTDGHAIDLAAPGHPVVLYFYPKDDTSGCTREAQDFTGLAEDFAAAGARVIGVSRDSEKSHEKFIGKYDLKVPLATDDGALSEAFGTWVEKSMYGRKYMGMERATFLIGADGKVLKAWRKVKVPGHAAAVLAALPRG; encoded by the coding sequence ACCGACGGCCACGCCATCGACCTCGCCGCGCCGGGGCATCCGGTCGTGCTCTATTTCTACCCCAAGGACGACACCTCGGGCTGCACCCGGGAAGCGCAGGACTTCACCGGTCTCGCCGAGGACTTTGCCGCCGCCGGTGCCCGCGTCATCGGCGTCTCGCGCGACAGCGAGAAGAGCCACGAGAAGTTCATCGGCAAATACGACCTCAAGGTCCCCCTCGCGACCGACGATGGCGCGCTCAGCGAGGCGTTCGGCACCTGGGTCGAGAAGTCGATGTACGGCCGCAAATATATGGGGATGGAGCGCGCGACCTTCCTGATCGGCGCCGACGGCAAGGTCCTCAAGGCCTGGCGCAAGGTCAAGGTGCCGGGCCACGCCGCGGCGGTGCTCGCGGCCTTACCGCGCGGCTGA
- a CDS encoding c-type cytochrome — translation MRKVVRWVGYALAGLLGLGIVGAATLYAVSEHTIHQTLSAQPEPLLMASADAGRGWHIIRTRGCGGCHGGDLRGANMIDQPSVATLYAPNLTLLAATASDQQLAQALRQGIGHDGRPLYIMPSGEAAALTDQELSDVIAALRSAPRGGSATPALALGPLGRIGVATGKLPSAPTEIVDYRAHPAADLGVATAAGRHLAMTTCSGCHGSALTGREVEPGIQSPDLTIVGAYDGQQFARLMKTGRPPNGRNLKLMSETSRKAFSNFSDVEVQQLFAYLQARAQR, via the coding sequence ATGCGTAAGGTAGTGCGGTGGGTCGGTTACGCGCTGGCGGGCCTGCTCGGGCTGGGGATCGTCGGGGCAGCGACGCTCTATGCGGTCTCCGAACACACCATCCACCAGACGCTGAGTGCGCAGCCCGAACCGTTGCTGATGGCGAGTGCCGATGCGGGCCGCGGGTGGCACATCATTCGGACGCGAGGCTGCGGCGGTTGCCATGGCGGCGACCTGCGCGGCGCCAACATGATCGACCAACCGAGCGTCGCTACGCTTTATGCGCCCAACCTGACCTTGCTCGCGGCGACGGCGAGCGACCAGCAGCTGGCGCAGGCGCTGCGCCAGGGGATCGGGCACGACGGGCGTCCGCTCTACATCATGCCCTCGGGCGAAGCCGCGGCACTGACCGACCAGGAATTGTCGGACGTGATCGCTGCCCTTCGCTCGGCGCCGCGCGGCGGGTCGGCAACGCCCGCGCTGGCGCTGGGGCCGCTGGGCCGCATTGGCGTGGCGACCGGCAAGCTCCCGTCGGCGCCGACCGAGATCGTCGATTATCGCGCGCATCCCGCCGCCGACCTAGGCGTGGCCACCGCGGCGGGGCGGCACCTGGCAATGACGACCTGCTCGGGCTGTCACGGCTCCGCGCTGACCGGGCGCGAAGTCGAGCCGGGTATCCAGTCGCCCGACCTGACCATCGTCGGCGCCTACGACGGGCAGCAGTTCGCCCGCCTGATGAAGACCGGGCGGCCGCCCAATGGCCGCAACCTCAAACTGATGAGCGAAACCAGCCGCAAGGCGTTCAGCAACTTCAGCGATGTGGAAGTGCAGCAACTCTTCGCTTATCTCCAGGCGCGAGCCCAACGGTAG
- a CDS encoding aromatic ring-hydroxylating oxygenase subunit alpha, with product MDAPLRSSRPTAGQRELVDQLARGEALLGSGVQQLAAALYTDPDRFTREQAIVFARQPLLLGPSALLPRPNMAVTHDDYGVPLIVSRDGDGQVHVLANVCRHRGTRLLETTEPVPASRIVCPYHAWAYRADGRLAAVPRPDCFPGLDKAEMPLARFAACESGGLIWFSRDPDADFGGVEALTPDMEAFGLAGLHLYQRRTHEVAANWKLVIDAFLESYHVQRLHAATIAPFFADGITVADRIGQHQRAVVGRTDYLARVERDDWTQIRRAATFTYHFFPNSVIIVSPDYINLLLCYPQGVGSTRVEDVMLIPEAPQTNEAEAHWRKSWDLLDAGTFGGEDFRAAALCHQGISAGLIQQVTLGTLESGIADFHRLLDEAVD from the coding sequence ATGGATGCACCGCTCCGTTCGTCGCGCCCCACCGCCGGTCAACGCGAACTGGTCGACCAGCTCGCGCGTGGCGAGGCGCTGCTCGGCTCGGGCGTGCAGCAGCTCGCCGCCGCGCTCTATACCGATCCCGACCGCTTCACCCGCGAGCAAGCCATCGTCTTCGCCCGCCAGCCGCTGCTGCTCGGCCCGTCGGCGCTGCTGCCGCGCCCGAACATGGCGGTCACCCACGACGATTATGGCGTCCCGCTGATCGTCAGCCGCGACGGCGACGGGCAGGTCCACGTCCTCGCCAACGTCTGCCGCCATCGAGGCACGCGCCTGCTCGAGACGACCGAGCCGGTCCCCGCCAGCCGGATCGTCTGCCCCTATCATGCCTGGGCCTATCGTGCCGACGGCCGCCTCGCCGCCGTGCCCCGTCCCGACTGCTTCCCCGGCCTCGACAAGGCGGAAATGCCGCTGGCGCGCTTCGCCGCGTGTGAAAGCGGCGGCCTCATCTGGTTCTCGCGCGACCCTGACGCGGACTTCGGCGGAGTCGAGGCCCTCACCCCCGACATGGAGGCGTTCGGCCTTGCCGGCTTGCACCTCTACCAGCGCCGCACCCATGAAGTCGCCGCCAACTGGAAGCTGGTGATCGACGCCTTCCTCGAAAGCTATCACGTCCAGCGGCTGCACGCGGCGACCATCGCGCCTTTCTTCGCCGACGGGATCACCGTCGCCGACCGCATCGGCCAGCACCAGCGGGCGGTGGTCGGCCGGACCGACTATCTGGCGCGGGTCGAGCGCGACGACTGGACGCAGATCCGCCGCGCGGCGACCTTCACTTACCACTTCTTCCCCAACAGCGTGATCATCGTCTCGCCCGACTACATCAACCTGCTGCTCTGCTATCCGCAGGGCGTCGGCTCGACCCGGGTCGAGGACGTCATGCTCATCCCCGAGGCGCCGCAGACCAACGAGGCCGAGGCGCACTGGCGCAAGAGCTGGGACCTGCTCGACGCCGGCACCTTCGGCGGCGAGGACTTCCGCGCCGCGGCGCTCTGTCACCAAGGGATTTCGGCGGGGCTAATCCAGCAGGTCACGCTCGGCACCCTCGAATCGGGCATCGCCGACTTCCACCGCCTGCTCGACGAGGCGGTCGACTAG
- the rsmD gene encoding 16S rRNA (guanine(966)-N(2))-methyltransferase RsmD, which yields MRIIAGRWRGRPLLAPPGEITRPTADRIRETLFSMLTSRLGNFAELRVADLYAGSGALGLEALSRGAASALFVETDAAARKVIERNAAALGATIELLATSAERLPPRPAFDLILADPPYADGAGDKVVRAVAAAGWLAPGGWLAIETARGHAIAENSFETMVERDTGRARLTLLRRAA from the coding sequence ATGAGGATCATCGCTGGCCGGTGGCGCGGGCGCCCATTGCTTGCACCGCCGGGCGAAATCACCCGGCCGACCGCCGACCGCATCCGCGAAACGTTGTTCAGCATGTTGACCAGCCGGCTCGGCAATTTCGCCGAGCTACGGGTCGCCGACCTCTACGCGGGCTCGGGGGCCCTAGGGCTCGAAGCACTGTCGCGCGGTGCGGCCTCGGCGCTGTTCGTCGAGACCGACGCCGCCGCCCGCAAGGTGATCGAACGCAACGCCGCGGCGCTGGGCGCAACGATCGAATTGCTCGCCACCTCCGCCGAACGACTCCCGCCGCGCCCCGCTTTCGATCTGATCCTCGCCGACCCGCCCTACGCCGATGGCGCCGGCGACAAGGTGGTGAGGGCAGTGGCGGCAGCCGGCTGGCTCGCGCCGGGCGGCTGGCTCGCGATCGAGACTGCACGCGGCCACGCGATCGCCGAAAACTCGTTTGAAACGATGGTCGAGCGCGACACCGGCCGCGCCCGTCTCACCTTGTTGCGGCGCGCGGCCTAG
- a CDS encoding response regulator, whose product MLFSKRKRIVKRILIVEDEPLVAFDNETMVADAGYTVVATVDAYADVVRVLDTEAEKLPPSGDEDEDPRGVDLILTDISLAGKRDGYAVAREASKRGIPVLFVSASPPEGAEEIALGYMLKPYQERTLRAALREVDKRLAGERTKKIDGMVLYEAAAKPA is encoded by the coding sequence GTGCTGTTCAGCAAGCGCAAGCGGATCGTCAAGCGCATCCTCATCGTCGAGGACGAGCCGCTGGTCGCGTTCGACAATGAAACCATGGTCGCCGACGCCGGCTATACGGTGGTCGCGACGGTCGACGCTTATGCCGACGTGGTCCGCGTTCTCGATACCGAAGCCGAGAAATTGCCGCCGAGTGGCGACGAGGACGAGGACCCGCGCGGGGTCGACCTCATTCTCACCGACATCAGCCTGGCGGGAAAGCGCGACGGTTATGCGGTCGCGCGCGAAGCGAGCAAGCGGGGCATCCCGGTACTGTTCGTCAGCGCGTCCCCGCCCGAAGGCGCCGAGGAAATCGCGCTCGGCTACATGCTCAAGCCCTATCAGGAGCGGACACTGCGCGCCGCGCTGCGCGAGGTCGACAAAAGGCTGGCGGGCGAGCGCACCAAGAAGATCGACGGAATGGTGCTATACGAGGCGGCGGCGAAGCCCGCCTAG
- a CDS encoding pseudouridine synthase, protein MRMRLTIRLRLLNSTRAPLTSRNLVLPPERTRAAPVPQKRAQKKGGPSRGEPSRKPAAPSGGPQRIAKLLARAGIASRREIERMIAEGRIALDGQVLTTPATILETLTGVTVDGKPVRPAESARLWRFYKPAGCLTAANDPKGRPTIYDKLPRGLPRVMPVGRLDFMTEGLLLLTNDGELKRQLELPKTGVVRRYRARAFGDVTQEQLESLSEGVEIEGVRYGSIDANMERRTGANVWIELALTEGKNREVRRVLAWLGMQVSRLIRTSYGPLALDELEPGEVAEVQREDLFRFRASLK, encoded by the coding sequence ATGAGGATGCGCTTGACGATCCGCTTGCGCTTGCTGAACAGCACCCGGGCACCCCTAACTTCAAGGAACTTGGTCTTGCCCCCGGAACGAACGAGAGCCGCGCCTGTGCCGCAAAAGCGGGCACAGAAAAAGGGCGGCCCGTCACGGGGCGAGCCCAGCCGCAAGCCAGCCGCGCCCAGCGGCGGCCCGCAGCGCATCGCCAAGCTCCTTGCGCGGGCCGGAATCGCCTCCCGCCGCGAGATCGAGCGGATGATCGCCGAGGGCCGCATCGCGCTCGACGGACAGGTGCTGACCACCCCCGCGACCATCCTCGAAACGCTCACCGGGGTCACCGTCGACGGCAAGCCGGTCCGCCCGGCCGAAAGCGCGCGGCTGTGGCGCTTCTACAAGCCCGCCGGCTGCCTCACCGCCGCCAACGACCCCAAGGGCCGCCCGACCATCTACGACAAACTGCCGCGCGGCCTGCCCCGCGTGATGCCCGTCGGCCGCCTCGACTTCATGACCGAGGGGCTGCTGCTCCTCACCAACGACGGCGAATTGAAGCGCCAGCTCGAGCTGCCCAAGACCGGCGTCGTCCGCCGCTACCGCGCCCGCGCCTTCGGCGACGTCACCCAGGAACAGCTCGAATCCCTGAGCGAAGGGGTCGAGATCGAGGGCGTCCGCTACGGCAGCATCGACGCCAACATGGAGCGCCGCACCGGCGCCAACGTGTGGATCGAGCTCGCGCTGACCGAGGGCAAAAATCGCGAGGTCCGCCGCGTCCTCGCCTGGCTCGGGATGCAGGTCTCGCGCCTGATCCGCACCAGCTACGGCCCGCTCGCGCTCGACGAGCTCGAACCCGGCGAGGTCGCCGAGGTCCAGCGCGAAGACCTGTTCCGCTTCCGCGCCTCACTCAAATGA
- the rnr gene encoding ribonuclease R, translating into MPRKPLPAGLPSRQQILDFITSSGQPAGKREIARAFGLHGHDKIMLKSLLKDMADEGLIDSAPGRAFHKAGGVPKVTVLRIVAVDDGDVAVPDNWQGEGPPPRLRVLQQGRRSALALNDRILARTEERGRGHVAHLMKKLQRSADLILGVVHEDEDGKRWLKPVDKRERRELPLSDLGEAQTGDLVLAEPSGRPPRVSARVDAVLGDPFAPRSFSLIAIHKHGLPSEFREVTVAEARQVSTLELGKWRTDLRHLPILAIDPVDARDHDDAIWASAREDGGWDAIVAIADVSYYVRPGSALDREARRRGNSVYFPDRVVPMLPHELSSDICSLKEGADRAALACHLVVGADGALKSWRFSRALIRVAANLAYEDAQAAIDGASDAVPAELVESALKPLWACWSALRSARERREPLELDLPERQVVLDEKGRIASVAARERLDAHRLVEDYMIAANVAAAKALEAKKAPVMYRVHETPSREKLVALKDYLKTLDVEFALGQVVRPATFNRVIERIGDSDARPEIMEQLLRTQMQARYAPDNLGHFGLSLGSYAHFTSPIRRYADLLVHRSLVRAYNLGEGALPAEDVERFAEIGEQISMLERRAMEAERETVDRYVAAYLSDHVGQLIDCRITGVQPFGFFATVDGLGGDGLVPAAELGTEYFRYQEDARQLVGEESGETYRVGQRLQLRLTDANPVSGALRFELAEGSYARGPGPRRDRVRRPPMGRRGRPANIRHQGRKKR; encoded by the coding sequence ATGCCCCGCAAACCCCTCCCGGCCGGGCTGCCGAGCCGGCAGCAGATCCTCGATTTCATCACCTCGTCCGGCCAGCCCGCGGGCAAGCGCGAGATCGCGCGCGCCTTCGGCCTCCACGGGCATGACAAGATCATGCTCAAGAGCCTGCTCAAGGACATGGCCGACGAGGGGCTGATCGATTCAGCCCCGGGCCGCGCGTTCCACAAGGCGGGCGGAGTGCCCAAGGTCACCGTGCTGCGGATCGTCGCGGTCGACGATGGTGACGTCGCGGTCCCCGACAATTGGCAGGGCGAGGGCCCGCCGCCCCGCCTCCGTGTCCTCCAGCAAGGCCGCCGCTCGGCGCTCGCGCTCAACGACCGTATCCTCGCCCGCACCGAGGAGCGCGGCCGCGGTCATGTCGCGCACCTGATGAAGAAACTGCAGCGCTCGGCCGACCTCATCCTCGGCGTCGTCCACGAGGACGAGGACGGCAAGCGCTGGCTGAAACCCGTCGACAAGCGCGAGCGGCGCGAACTGCCGCTAAGCGACTTGGGCGAAGCCCAGACCGGCGACCTCGTCCTCGCCGAACCCTCGGGCCGTCCGCCGCGGGTCTCGGCGCGGGTCGATGCCGTCCTCGGCGATCCCTTCGCGCCGCGCAGTTTCAGTCTGATCGCGATTCACAAGCACGGCCTGCCGAGCGAGTTTCGCGAAGTGACCGTCGCCGAGGCGCGCCAGGTCTCGACGCTCGAACTTGGCAAATGGCGGACTGATCTCCGCCATTTGCCAATTTTGGCGATCGATCCGGTCGATGCGCGCGACCATGACGACGCCATCTGGGCGAGCGCGCGCGAGGATGGCGGGTGGGACGCGATCGTCGCCATCGCCGACGTCAGCTATTACGTCCGCCCCGGCAGCGCCCTCGACCGCGAGGCCCGCCGCCGCGGCAACAGCGTCTATTTCCCCGACCGCGTGGTGCCGATGCTGCCCCACGAATTGTCGAGCGATATCTGCTCGTTGAAGGAAGGCGCCGACCGCGCCGCGCTCGCCTGCCACCTGGTCGTCGGCGCCGACGGCGCGCTCAAGAGCTGGCGCTTCAGCCGCGCCCTGATCCGCGTCGCCGCCAACCTCGCTTATGAAGACGCCCAAGCGGCGATTGACGGGGCGAGCGACGCCGTCCCCGCCGAGCTGGTCGAGAGCGCCCTCAAGCCGCTCTGGGCCTGCTGGAGTGCGCTGAGATCAGCACGCGAACGGCGCGAGCCGTTGGAGCTCGATCTGCCCGAACGGCAGGTGGTGCTCGACGAGAAGGGGCGGATCGCCTCGGTCGCGGCGCGCGAGCGGCTCGACGCGCACCGGCTGGTCGAGGATTACATGATCGCCGCCAACGTCGCGGCGGCCAAGGCGCTCGAGGCGAAGAAGGCGCCGGTGATGTATCGCGTCCACGAGACCCCGAGCCGCGAAAAGCTGGTCGCGCTCAAGGACTATCTGAAGACCCTCGACGTCGAATTCGCGCTCGGCCAGGTGGTGCGGCCGGCGACCTTCAACCGGGTGATCGAGCGGATCGGCGACAGCGACGCTCGCCCCGAAATCATGGAGCAATTGCTCCGCACCCAGATGCAGGCGCGCTATGCCCCCGACAACCTCGGTCACTTCGGGCTCTCGCTCGGCAGCTACGCGCACTTCACCTCGCCGATCCGTCGCTACGCCGACCTCCTCGTCCACCGCAGCCTGGTCCGCGCCTACAACCTCGGCGAGGGCGCGCTGCCGGCCGAGGATGTCGAGCGCTTCGCCGAGATCGGCGAGCAGATCTCGATGCTCGAGCGGCGCGCGATGGAGGCCGAGCGCGAGACAGTCGACCGCTATGTCGCGGCCTATCTTTCGGACCATGTCGGGCAGCTGATCGACTGCCGGATCACCGGGGTGCAGCCGTTCGGCTTCTTCGCCACAGTCGATGGGCTGGGCGGCGACGGGCTGGTGCCAGCGGCCGAGCTGGGGACCGAATATTTCCGCTACCAGGAGGACGCCCGCCAATTGGTCGGCGAAGAGAGCGGCGAGACCTATCGGGTCGGCCAGCGGCTCCAGCTCCGGCTGACCGATGCAAATCCGGTCAGTGGCGCGCTGCGCTTCGAGCTTGCCGAAGGCAGCTACGCCCGCGGACCGGGGCCGCGCCGCGACCGGGTGCGCCGACCGCCGATGGGACGGCGCGGGCGGCCGGCCAACATCCGTCATCAGGGTCGCAAGAAGCGCTGA